Proteins from a genomic interval of Brachybacterium vulturis:
- a CDS encoding DUF4282 domain-containing protein, with translation MTQPYNGNESPAPIPSSPDSAYGPDLAYGPQSVAGSTAAAGHQEAGFFRAMFDFSFTHFITVRFSSFIYVLAFIVAALYWAVQVITGVLMGLALGADVWTGEQGFNAVPLILAILFGWIPSVILLIAMRLGLEFAVATVRTAQNTKRIADATEAGR, from the coding sequence ATGACACAGCCATACAACGGGAACGAGAGCCCCGCACCCATCCCGAGCTCGCCCGACTCCGCCTACGGGCCCGATCTCGCCTATGGGCCCCAGTCCGTCGCGGGCTCGACCGCGGCCGCCGGCCATCAAGAGGCCGGATTCTTCCGCGCCATGTTCGACTTCTCCTTCACTCATTTCATCACGGTGAGGTTCTCGAGCTTCATCTATGTGCTCGCATTCATCGTCGCCGCGCTCTACTGGGCAGTGCAGGTGATCACCGGAGTTCTGATGGGCCTGGCACTCGGCGCCGACGTCTGGACCGGTGAGCAGGGCTTCAACGCCGTACCGCTGATCCTCGCCATCCTCTTCGGGTGGATCCCCTCCGTGATCCTGCTGATCGCCATGCGACTGGGACTGGAGTTCGCCGTCGCCACGGTCCGCACCGCGCAGAACACGAAGCGCATCGCCGACGCCACGGAGGCAGGTCGCTGA
- a CDS encoding 50S ribosomal protein L31, translating into MKRCAASHPFWTGRSGVVDTAGHLERLRRRYADTIVTPHRLTA; encoded by the coding sequence CTGAAGCGCTGCGCGGCCTCGCACCCGTTCTGGACCGGGCGCTCCGGCGTGGTCGACACCGCCGGCCACCTGGAGCGCCTCCGTCGCCGCTACGCGGACACGATCGTCACGCCGCACCGCCTTACGGCCTGA
- a CDS encoding arylsulfatase, translated as MSAASTDSAPQPARRPNLVLVCVDQMRFDAMGCAGNEHIDTPYLDSLARRGNRFTRAYSSTPTCIPARVGMFTGTGPETHGRYGYREGINFPDAYPTTLPGTLREHGYQTYGVGKMHVFPERARCGFDDVQLHDGYLHVSRAEYRGASARGDDYLPWLRAQTGDPAADYQDTGLGCNSMVARPWEREERLHPTRWVADTSFEFLNRRDPTRPFFLYMSFHRPHAPFDPPGWLWDKYSRRDQPERPMGDWVEQFEQFRHDGDDEAEFAHRPRSRHDAVKAGYYGSIEFIDFQINRLMETLRDQGVAEDTAILFVSDHGEMLGDHDLYRKSVAYEGSSHIPFLLHLPPRLRKEWGPAGDVEAIVELRDVMPTLLDLAGVPIPAPVTGTSVRRTVTEGAAVRDHLQGEHLIHQLGRHSMQWILTERHKYVWFSGDGREQLFDLREDPYECVDLVAAGEHANELARHRELLIAHLEDREEGFVDDGALVPGRPLRSEAEWVRQFAAE; from the coding sequence TCGTGCTGGTCTGTGTGGACCAGATGCGGTTCGACGCCATGGGCTGCGCGGGCAACGAGCACATCGACACCCCGTACCTCGATTCCCTGGCCCGGCGCGGCAACCGCTTCACCCGCGCCTACTCCTCGACGCCGACCTGCATCCCGGCGCGGGTGGGCATGTTCACCGGCACGGGCCCTGAGACCCACGGCCGCTACGGCTACCGGGAGGGCATCAACTTCCCCGACGCGTACCCGACCACGCTGCCGGGCACCCTGCGGGAGCACGGGTACCAGACCTACGGCGTCGGCAAGATGCACGTGTTTCCCGAGCGGGCGCGCTGCGGCTTCGACGACGTGCAGCTGCACGACGGCTACCTGCACGTCAGCCGAGCAGAGTATCGCGGTGCCTCGGCCCGCGGCGACGACTACCTGCCCTGGCTGCGGGCGCAGACCGGCGATCCGGCTGCCGACTACCAGGACACGGGACTGGGCTGCAATTCGATGGTGGCCCGGCCCTGGGAGCGGGAGGAGCGGCTGCACCCCACCCGTTGGGTGGCCGATACCTCCTTCGAGTTCCTGAACCGGCGGGACCCCACTCGTCCGTTCTTCCTGTACATGTCTTTCCACCGCCCGCACGCCCCCTTCGACCCGCCCGGTTGGCTGTGGGACAAGTACTCCCGCCGCGACCAGCCGGAACGCCCGATGGGGGACTGGGTCGAACAGTTCGAGCAGTTCCGCCACGACGGTGACGACGAGGCCGAGTTCGCGCATCGTCCCCGGTCGCGGCACGACGCGGTGAAGGCCGGCTACTACGGCAGCATCGAGTTCATCGACTTCCAGATCAACCGCCTGATGGAGACCCTGCGCGACCAGGGCGTCGCCGAGGACACCGCGATCCTGTTCGTCTCCGACCACGGCGAGATGCTCGGCGACCACGATCTGTACCGGAAGTCCGTGGCCTACGAGGGCTCCAGCCACATCCCCTTCCTGCTGCACCTGCCGCCGCGGCTGCGGAAGGAATGGGGCCCGGCCGGTGACGTCGAGGCGATCGTGGAGCTGCGCGATGTGATGCCCACCCTGCTGGACCTGGCCGGGGTGCCGATCCCCGCACCGGTGACCGGCACCAGTGTGCGACGGACGGTGACGGAGGGCGCCGCGGTGCGCGACCACCTGCAGGGCGAGCACCTGATCCACCAGCTCGGTCGGCATTCCATGCAGTGGATCCTCACCGAGCGCCACAAGTACGTGTGGTTCTCCGGCGACGGGCGCGAACAGCTGTTCGATCTGCGTGAGGATCCCTACGAGTGCGTCGACCTGGTCGCGGCCGGGGAGCACGCGAATGAGCTCGCCCGTCACCGTGAGCTGCTGATCGCCCACCTCGAGGACCGCGAGGAGGGATTCGTCGACGACGGGGCGCTGGTGCCCGGCAGGCCGCTGCGCAGCGAAGCCGAGTGGGTCAGGCAGTTCGCGGCGGAGTGA
- a CDS encoding MazG nucleotide pyrophosphohydrolase domain-containing protein: MELNHITDRIEALSAQYAELYGIERSGSWALLKLTEEVGELAQAHLTATGQSRDRGLSNEEQERVVAEELGDALGMCLVYARQMGIDPERAVADKWFRYERSTPAATGPSAP, from the coding sequence ATGGAGCTGAACCACATCACGGACCGGATCGAGGCGCTCTCCGCGCAGTACGCGGAGCTCTACGGCATCGAGAGGTCCGGGAGCTGGGCGCTGCTGAAGCTCACCGAGGAGGTCGGGGAGCTCGCGCAGGCACATCTGACCGCGACCGGGCAGAGCCGTGACCGCGGCCTGAGCAATGAGGAGCAGGAACGGGTGGTGGCGGAGGAGCTGGGCGACGCGCTCGGCATGTGCCTGGTCTACGCCCGCCAGATGGGCATCGACCCCGAGCGGGCGGTCGCCGACAAATGGTTCCGGTACGAGCGCAGCACACCGGCGGCCACCGGCCCGTCGGCCCCCTGA
- a CDS encoding FAD-dependent monooxygenase has translation MPTTSPGTTAGPLETEVLVVGAGPTGLMAGLVLHRRGVDSLVIDGKSGPTRESRALVVQARSMEIYDQLGLAQQVLAGANPAQRIQLGPDAAPGVDFGPLQEGWTRFPGAQVFEQSLNEELLSRTLAEEGAPVRWGHRFTALETPADVAGPVEVQVEGPDGPLRIRARWVIGADGAGSPVRHALGLPFEGVTDEATFCVADLRGVTGSPANSLTARFGQRRFAITFPMGPDGHVRVVWLHGEREPAQEEALAGMREDLAIAYDRVDWFSAYRVHHRVASHFRRGPTLLAGDAAHVHSPVGGQGMNTGLQDGHHLAHLLADISAGRLADSALDRFERERRPVALTLISATDRAFGLIARPGRGTGLLRRRARDVLGALVPRLLATELGPHVAGLLGQYRIRYHAVPKGEPLPRWARERAVGLRLPPTDENAEMLREMSWQLHTYGADAVRPAAVADWIDGPFAFSPDPRRRLRTDRLYLVRPDGYVAASWPVHAGAVATADVREALAAYAVRG, from the coding sequence ATGCCCACCACATCCCCCGGCACCACCGCCGGCCCGCTGGAGACCGAGGTGCTGGTGGTCGGCGCAGGCCCGACCGGGCTGATGGCAGGCCTGGTCCTGCACCGCCGCGGCGTCGACTCCCTGGTGATCGATGGGAAGAGCGGACCCACCCGGGAGTCGCGGGCGCTCGTGGTCCAGGCCCGCAGCATGGAGATCTACGATCAGCTGGGGCTCGCCCAGCAGGTGCTCGCCGGCGCCAATCCGGCCCAGCGCATACAGCTCGGACCCGATGCCGCCCCGGGAGTAGATTTCGGCCCCCTGCAGGAGGGGTGGACGCGGTTTCCCGGTGCACAGGTATTCGAGCAGTCCCTGAACGAGGAGCTGCTCTCGCGGACGCTCGCCGAGGAGGGAGCTCCCGTGCGCTGGGGCCATCGCTTCACGGCCCTCGAGACCCCGGCGGATGTCGCGGGTCCCGTCGAGGTGCAGGTCGAGGGCCCCGACGGCCCGCTGCGGATCCGGGCCCGCTGGGTGATCGGGGCCGACGGGGCGGGCTCCCCGGTGCGTCACGCCCTGGGCCTCCCCTTCGAGGGGGTCACCGATGAGGCGACCTTCTGCGTCGCGGACCTGCGCGGCGTGACCGGCTCTCCGGCGAACTCGCTCACGGCCCGCTTCGGGCAGCGGCGGTTCGCGATCACCTTCCCGATGGGCCCGGACGGCCATGTGCGGGTGGTGTGGTTGCACGGAGAGCGTGAGCCCGCGCAGGAGGAGGCGCTCGCGGGGATGCGCGAGGACCTCGCGATCGCCTACGACAGGGTGGACTGGTTCTCCGCCTACCGGGTGCACCATCGTGTGGCCTCGCACTTCCGTCGCGGCCCGACGCTGCTGGCCGGGGACGCCGCGCACGTGCACTCCCCTGTGGGCGGGCAGGGCATGAACACCGGCCTGCAGGACGGGCACCACCTGGCCCACCTGCTGGCCGACATCTCCGCCGGGCGCCTCGCCGACTCGGCTCTGGACCGCTTCGAGCGCGAGCGCCGACCGGTGGCGCTCACCCTGATCAGCGCCACCGACCGCGCCTTCGGTCTGATCGCCCGGCCGGGCCGCGGGACCGGGCTCCTCCGCCGACGGGCCCGCGACGTCCTGGGCGCCCTGGTCCCACGGCTGCTCGCCACGGAGCTGGGACCGCACGTGGCCGGGCTGCTCGGCCAGTACCGGATCCGCTACCACGCGGTGCCGAAGGGCGAGCCGTTGCCGCGGTGGGCACGGGAGCGCGCCGTCGGTCTGCGCCTGCCCCCGACCGATGAGAACGCCGAGATGCTGCGGGAGATGAGCTGGCAGCTGCACACCTACGGGGCCGACGCCGTGCGGCCCGCCGCGGTGGCCGACTGGATCGACGGTCCGTTCGCCTTCTCCCCGGATCCGCGGCGCCGACTGCGCACCGACCGCCTCTACCTGGTGCGGCCCGACGGGTATGTCGCGGCGTCCTGGCCCGTCCATGCCGGGGCGGTGGCGACGGCCGATGTGCGGGAGGCGCTGGCCGCGTACGCGGTGCGAGGCTGA
- a CDS encoding GDSL-type esterase/lipase family protein, with protein sequence MTSTVSTRRSISPADLPEAWHGAATWTAAAHGQQPWRVRPEHLERIMSAEVDELARIPNGVRLEIETDASALEVSLTTSEAPVGSVCSLDVVVDGELAASHEARGRVSFRVELPGRPARVELWLPHAAPTVLHEVVLDGATECVPAAPRGPRWTVYGSSITQCNQAVSPTGTWPALLAARNSFELTALGISGQCHLDPPLAETIGASRPDLVTLCLGANIYGAGTFTARSLPPMVIGFVDHVRRLTDAPIVLMSPTTAGPHREEQPNSAGLDQREIRALIHRAVAVLQRHDPLITLIDGSEIVTAKELHLLGDLLHPTPEGYRVMAERVAPRLAAVLG encoded by the coding sequence ATGACCAGCACTGTCAGCACCCGCCGATCGATCTCACCGGCGGATCTTCCGGAGGCCTGGCACGGCGCCGCCACCTGGACCGCAGCGGCCCACGGACAGCAGCCGTGGCGGGTGCGACCCGAGCATCTCGAGCGGATCATGAGCGCCGAGGTCGACGAGCTGGCCCGGATCCCGAACGGGGTGCGGCTCGAGATCGAGACCGACGCGAGTGCCCTCGAGGTCTCCCTGACCACGAGCGAGGCCCCGGTGGGCTCCGTCTGCAGCCTCGACGTGGTGGTGGACGGGGAGCTGGCGGCGAGCCACGAGGCCCGCGGGCGCGTGAGCTTCCGCGTCGAGCTGCCGGGCCGACCCGCGCGGGTGGAGCTGTGGCTGCCGCATGCGGCGCCGACGGTGCTGCACGAGGTGGTCCTGGACGGCGCCACCGAGTGCGTGCCGGCCGCACCGCGCGGACCGCGATGGACCGTCTACGGCAGCTCAATCACCCAGTGCAACCAGGCGGTCAGCCCCACCGGCACCTGGCCCGCGCTGCTCGCCGCGCGGAACTCGTTCGAGCTGACGGCGCTGGGCATATCCGGGCAGTGCCACCTGGATCCGCCACTCGCCGAGACCATCGGCGCGTCCCGCCCGGACCTGGTCACGCTGTGCCTGGGGGCCAACATCTACGGGGCGGGCACCTTCACCGCGCGGAGCCTGCCGCCGATGGTGATCGGGTTCGTCGACCATGTGCGGCGCCTGACGGATGCCCCGATCGTGCTCATGAGCCCGACCACCGCCGGGCCTCACCGTGAGGAGCAGCCCAACAGCGCAGGCCTGGATCAGCGCGAGATCCGCGCACTGATCCACCGCGCGGTCGCGGTGCTGCAGCGGCACGACCCGCTGATCACCCTGATCGACGGCTCGGAGATCGTCACGGCGAAGGAGCTGCACCTGCTCGGTGACCTGCTCCATCCCACGCCGGAGGGCTACCGGGTGATGGCCGAGCGGGTCGCCCCGCGACTCGCCGCCGTGCTCGGCTGA